The genomic DNA ACACTGCAAAAACCTTGATCACCCTTGTACATGTACACATCTTTATCGGCCCTCAGTTTCTTCTTGCATAACCAGCACGATTTTATGGAGTAACATTGGTTATCATAATCCTCCTCCTCCTCCACGTAATTATCATCGAATGAGAAGGATGATTTGCCACTGCCAAGATTACAAGATTTGACAACAACATTAATGGAACTCAATTCAGAGCAGTACTTGTTCTGCAATGAAACGTGTTGTACTAGAATCCGCAAGCCAACTGCGGCGGTTGCAGCCGTAGCCTCCTCAACTTGTTTTTCAACATTCACACTATTCCAACCAACTACACCCACCATTGTTGGATGTGTGTACTATATATGATCTTGTTATTTTCACAATATTTGGGGCAAGGTTGGATATATACTTTTATAGCAGTAGGCCAGCAGCTTACAACACGCATTTCAATTGTGTGTgcatatattttttatattattaaactGTTATGTGTATCTGTTTTAAAGTTCACGTGCCTCAATTCTCAAATATTAAATACCTGCAATAAAATACTTCGGTGGCCGGTGGTTCAAACACAACCATCATAGCGCAATAATTTTGTATACGAACACATGGAGACATTGACATTTCAACATCTTGTGTGTAACAGAGTAACAGTTAACATCCGAGACTCCTAATAATTTATGACACGTCAAATCTATGTTAGTATAATATTCTGAGATGCAAGTCAGCATGTCAAATCTTTTACCATGAAAGTTAATCGAAAATCCAAACATCTCCTCCTAAGATGTTTTGTTTCATATAAATTGTTACGAAATGTAACAAAGATTTTTTTTTCACCTGTAAATTATTTTTTatccttttctttctttttgaaaaaaatccagtttatactatattataatagacaaacattaaaagtttggtagttggtcggtcagtacttgctgaaattacttaattatccttatttaattatttaattctaATTACTGGGTCGATCAAGTCCaattttaattgatattgaagtcaatcTCTTGTAttattttaccaatttcaattctattttatatcgaattctatatcattataatttatattaaattcaactttttctaccaatttaaattttaattcatatcgagctttatattattctaatttattatttcgggctaaattaaatttaagcagactaaatataatttttaatatttagttgatatataatgtgactcgggttaagataaaataataatactatcaacCCCCTAAAAATTTATACTAATGAATTTagataaacaaaataaaatattttacttatacaggataaaaaaatacattatacaaaTACATCATACAGTTGATTTAGACTAACACAAatctaaaaataaaaatacaattcgacaaacaaaaataaaatcacatatactaattattcaatctaaaataaaattatcttattgattcagactttaaaaaaattaaaaataattagtttgatttggtcggtgtattgggcattgggctaaaataaaataatataaatcacTGATTCGagataaattaaattaatatttcaCTGAGTATAATTCGTAACCTGTTGATAtgaactaaaaaatcaaattttaattaaaacatattttttttttttaaaatagacattgaattatcaataaaactatatcgttcaatcattaatattgtctttttcaaatatcttttatagagttaaaattaatcgattaagtaatcaccatactaaaataatatattttttaaggTCCCAATATAATaaagacattatatttttaccctcaataaaataataatttcgttataataatatttcccccgtcaatgctatcactttaaataagtttaaatgttcttgaacatatacgtctactaatataattatcatgacatcatatcatttaaagttttaaatgaataaaattaagaattgaattcaatatatttttaaaaaattatatataatataaaaaaaaccCGTGCGATGTAAAACTACAAATAGTCAAAGTAagattaaattttattataaaatgattatTTTACAGAGTTAAACACAATTATCCACCCTACATTATTCGAAACTCAAGGTTAAAAATTATTATCGGAAATAAACACATACTATCCTGCCAAGAGCTAATGTCTATTTTCTTATTATTTATAAAGTATAACCGAAGTCTCTCGAGTCTGAGATGCTCTTGGGTACAGTAGACCATGCTGCTACATATAACATAATAACAAAGGTGTATGAAGGATGTTAACAAATCTCACCAGCAACATCAACGTGATCAAATAATCCACATACTTTCATGCCTTAGTCACGAAATTCCTCCATAAATGCCTTGTGAAATTCTGTTAACCGATTGACCACTGCTGGAATTTTGTCCTCAGGGGGCAATATCGTGCATCTAAAATGCCAAGTTCCAGGAACCTATCAAAGCATTAATTCAAGACTTCAAGCTCTCAACATCCATCAAACCTTACATATGAATCTTCTATGGATATTTGGATATAGGTAGTGATATATAACATAACTAACCTGGCGAAAACCTGATCCAGGAACTACGACCACACCAGTTGCATCGAGGAGGCGACGAGCATAAAATAAGTCTGGTGCACTTTTTGCTGCTTGTGCTGCATCTATTGCTTTCTGAGGTAGGTGAAGTTGCGGAAATAGATACATTGCCCCTTCTGCTTTGTTGCATGTTATCCCCTCCAAGCTGTTAAACCCGTCTTCAAGTGTCTGCCCAAATGTAATTTAGATAACTATTATTTTATCTGTGTAAAAACACTCACTACAAAGTAATTGTGCAGTTAACGGAGGCCTAGATTTCAAGATGCAATGTTGTATGTACTTTTAATAATTCAGTTTGACTCGGTGGTATAGGTTCTTGATTTTTAACTAACTAACCTTTGCACGCCTTGCTAGTGATGAGAGTATTTCTTCTTTCTCCGCATTGTAGGATTCATATGATTCATCTCCAGGCTGCATGCATTAACATTATGTTTACTTATTCTTGAACAGGAGTCGTAGACGAAAATAAGACAATATTGTTCCATATAATCAGCTATTAATCACCTCTAGAACAGACTATTAATGCCAATGGTATATCAGCAATTTCAATTTGCTTGTACGTAGGTCAAAATCATTATTTAATTTGACGACGTATAGTTTCCATACATCAAAACACTGCGGAGAACTCATTTGTTCACCAATGATCCAGGTTTAAGAATTTCTCAATTAGAAAAAACTTGCAAGATAAAGGATAATATCCAATCagaacacacatatatataacgGTAATAGTACAAGCAGAGAAAAACCTTAGGAGGGTACATAACAAGACTTGCAAGAATTTGACCAGAAATATTAGCACAAAGATTCACGGATGCCAACTTGTATATTTGTTCCCTTATCTCAGGACAAAAACCAGTCACCTCCATATAACCACCTCTTTTTCCACACTCCCCGTGATAGCCTGAAACAAGCAATATGTTTTTTTTAAACATAGTAGTTTGCAAAGAGAACAAAGGTGTATGTTATAACATACCCTTTGAAACCGACTGGAAAGATACTACTGAGATATCAGTCTCTCCATAACCCATAGAGCGCACAACTTTCTTAATGGAGTGAAACTTTTTTTCAGCTGCATAAACATTTCCCTGATATACCTATAAATAGACACGAAACAGTGGAAGACAATGTTGGAGCTGAGTCACACATGATGATGGTGTCTAATATTAATTTACTTAATGGACTAGAGACTGTTCAAATCGCGAATGGTTCTGACTGGGAGTAGAGGCTGCAGAGCTGAGTAAAATTACAGACCTCATCTGCCAGAAGAACCAACCCCTCGCTTTTGCAAAAATCCACTATATCTCGCTGGTTGTCCTCAGAAAGAACCTGTAGAAATTTATAATGACTATTAGATAATATACTGTCAGCCTGACGAAGAATGGTAAAATTATTCTATACTTTTATAAAGCACTATTACTTTATTGAAATACAATTATATACTTGATTGCTCTTATAAATAGCGATTGGTCTTATGAATAGCAACTAGCGTTTACCTGCCCAGTTGGGTTTCCCGGATTTATAACAACCAATGCTTTAACAGTAATTCCCTTGGACTTGGCATCTTCCAGTTGCTTTTTGAGCTCAGACATCTCCAGTCCCCACCCTGTTGCTTCATCAAGATAATAAGGCACCTGAACAGACCAATTTACTGTGTCATCTTGAAAGCTTTAACTTATGCAGTTATGCTCCATTCTGTTCAAGACAATGTAATGAAATATTATGAACTAAATTTAAGGAGAAAGAATGTACGAGAGAAGAGTGAACAAAAATGTGGATGCAAGTTTCCTACTATGAAGTCTGTAAGGAAAATGACTAAGAAGAAGAATGGTGCGATCCTTCTCAAATTGGACAATGGTGCATTCCTTCTCAAATTGGTGAGTTTTGATCTCCGGTTCTGATTGTTAAGAATGGAATGGAGGAAtgaaaattaaatttaaataccCATAAATTAGTATGAAGTACATTCCTTTTACTTTCAATTTCAGTTACACCAACCAAACACACCATTGTATAATGCTATTGCAGAACATCGCAAAGTTCATTCCTCGGTTCAAATGATAGAGATTATAACTTAAGTAAAAGCTTTTCAGTCATCTCACAACGCTGACTTCAAGTTTTAACACCTAATTACATAGCATTAATAGCAAAACATACAAGAGTGCCCCCATGGAGGGTTATTGAAGCAGAATACAAGGGGTACTGTGGAATGGGACAAAGGATTCCATTGTTCTCTGATGACAGTAGTAATTGCATCATCATATGAACCTAAATAGGATGGCACAAAATCTGTTAGCAGAGgcattaattatttttttatcacACAGAGGAAAATTAAATATTACCCCAGGACTTGCACCATCTGTTAAGAAAATATCATTCGGGTCAGCAGGAAAATTGTCACGAGCTTCAATACCAGCAGCAATGGTATCACGTAATCCCTTAATACCCTGTTGTAAGAGTTCAAGAAGAAAGGTAATTCTTTATAATTCAGATATATAAAAGCTTACAAAATTGAAGTTCTTAGTCAATCCAAGAAAGCTTTTGTACTTGGCTATGACTATATGCTCCTGTTGCTCTTCCAGGAATCTGATCCAGGATTTCCGAAGCCCGTCTAATGGCATCTGCACTGCAAGATTGTATTAGCTACGTTAACCACCTAAGGACGTGAAATCAGATCCTTCATTTACTTCCCTAACTGAAATTATACATTCCCTTCTTGTTCATATTATGATAACAGCGAGCGAGCAAAAGAatgaggagagagagagagagagcgagagagagagagagagagagagagagagagagagagagagagagagagagagagagagagagagagagagagagagagagactatACAGAGCTATGCCTCTAACATTAGTGAAGTACCATTTTGATTTAACTATACACAAAGCAAACACCATTTTAAGTTATACGTTACATAAAAGTTGCAAAACAGGCAATTGAAGGAAAAAAAACCTGAATAACCCCTGTGTTTCACTTTTGTTCAAGATTGCAGGATGGTCACATAATGCAAGCACCTAAAGCCAGAGCTGACAGAATCAAATATCGAGTCGCAAGAAAACTGTTTTAGAATAAAAAGGGATCTACCTCTCTAAAGAATGTAATAGGCCGCTGATTAAGAAATTGAGGATTTCCAATATTGCAGTAAAGTATCTGCCAGCGGCAAGGAAAAGTAAGTCCATTGTCTTAAGGCGGCTATAACAAGTTTAGTGGTAACCAGAGAAAGTTTATAGATGTTACTTTACTTGCAACTTCTGATTTAGACAGTAATAAATGCATAATTTAAACAAAAAATTCAGTATTGTATCTACATGATGACCTAAAGCTTAATAAGCTTGATGAGTTGTTTGTGTATTGTAAAAGCAGACGCCTGTCTGCAACATAATTATCTGTGTACTTTGGCCATATAAGAAAACTATTCTCATGATTCACAAATATAAAAGAAATTATGGTCTCTATATTTAATTACTGGAATGGGAAAAATGAAAGTTCTGGACTAGAAATTGTGGTGGTGGCATGCATCCGCATTACTCAGACACAAGAAATGGAAGTGCATATATAACTACAAGACTAACAatagtaaaataaaaaaaatacctCATCGAAAGAGTGGGAACCTGGATTTTCTTGCAGGTCTTGTTGTAATCTCTGCGATACAAAATAATCTATTGATCTCGGAGATTAAGGAAATGTTTAAACACAGGCattatataaattaaatataaagAGGATCCATAATGTTCACATTACCTGAGCCAAACTGACAATCTCTCCTCGGACTGCATACTCACATTTCAAAACCTGTAAGATAAAAATACCAGAATAAGCAATCAAACCTGGTCAAGTCAAAGAGAAGAAAATTGGAGCAATAGTAAATTTGGCAAACAGAGACAAGATTCCAGTAAGTACATTGTTTCCTGTGATAGGCACAAACCAAACAAAGAGGATATGCACTCATTTGAAATGTTGCAGATAGTACTTAGAGATTTTACAGTTTGTAGAATTCTGAAGATAAATAATTATCCTGGGAGGCCGGGGTACGTATTCGGTATGGATATCATCATAACAAAACCAATAGGAAAGTAAAAACATGCAATTTATGTTTACCTTTGGATTAATGTCGTCAATTGTTACAAAAGACATGATTGAATCAGAGGAATTAAAGTGATTGCAAACCAAGTCGATATCAAATGAGCTTTTGTACATGAAATGTTTATTATTAGTAGTTGTATATATCTATCTCTCTCTCTATAGATTTCAAATATTCCAATCAAATGCCACGTTACTTGCAGGTAACCAGCCCATTCCGGATATGTAGTTCCGGAAACAGAACTTCCATGTCTTTTTAACTTCCTCTATATTTGCACCCTCATACTCTGTTATAGAAATCAGCCGATTTTTCAAAAAACGCCgataaatcgctcaaaaatcGATCAAAAATATTTGTCCGATTTGACCGATTTCTGATAAATCGCCGATTAATTATCCAATAttttaaaaatcgtccgataaatcgtaaatcggtacCTCAACCGAATAGTTCTGATTTCCGAAATTTGTAACACTTATTTGAAACTTTtttctttgttattttttaaaaaaaataatttttctacATATTACTAGTAAGATAAGTTTATTTACAAGTATG from Apium graveolens cultivar Ventura chromosome 5, ASM990537v1, whole genome shotgun sequence includes the following:
- the LOC141661356 gene encoding alanine aminotransferase 2-like, producing MYKSSFDIDLVCNHFNSSDSIMSFVTIDDINPKVLKCEYAVRGEIVSLAQRLQQDLQENPGSHSFDEILYCNIGNPQFLNQRPITFFREVLALCDHPAILNKSETQGLFSADAIRRASEILDQIPGRATGAYSHSQGIKGLRDTIAAGIEARDNFPADPNDIFLTDGASPGVHMMMQLLLSSENNGILCPIPQYPLYSASITLHGGTLVPYYLDEATGWGLEMSELKKQLEDAKSKGITVKALVVINPGNPTGQVLSEDNQRDIVDFCKSEGLVLLADEVYQGNVYAAEKKFHSIKKVVRSMGYGETDISVVSFQSVSKGYHGECGKRGGYMEVTGFCPEIREQIYKLASVNLCANISGQILASLVMYPPKPGDESYESYNAEKEEILSSLARRAKTLEDGFNSLEGITCNKAEGAMYLFPQLHLPQKAIDAAQAAKSAPDLFYARRLLDATGVVVVPGSGFRQVPGTWHFRCTILPPEDKIPAVVNRLTEFHKAFMEEFRD